The following proteins are co-located in the Gemmatimonadota bacterium genome:
- the greA gene encoding transcription elongation factor GreA, translating into MNRVYLTKNGYEKIRTELIRLQTKERPIVIAAIKKAREFGDLSENAEYHAAKERQAFLEKKIAELQEKLTNSEIIDESQIPKDKAYLGATVKLQDKKNGREMQYTLVTVDEADFDQNKISTASPIGKALLGKRVGEVVDVQVPVGILTYEILDISRD; encoded by the coding sequence ATGAATCGCGTTTATCTGACCAAAAATGGGTATGAGAAAATTCGAACTGAGTTGATCCGTCTGCAAACCAAAGAGCGGCCAATTGTCATTGCAGCGATTAAAAAAGCGCGCGAGTTTGGCGACCTGAGCGAAAACGCCGAATACCATGCAGCCAAAGAGCGGCAGGCATTTCTCGAAAAGAAAATTGCCGAATTGCAAGAAAAACTCACGAACTCAGAAATTATCGACGAAAGCCAAATCCCCAAAGACAAAGCCTATCTGGGCGCAACGGTCAAATTGCAAGATAAAAAAAATGGCAGAGAAATGCAGTACACACTGGTCACCGTGGATGAAGCTGATTTTGACCAGAATAAAATATCGACAGCATCTCCCATTGGCAAAGCTCTGTTGGGCAAACGCGTTGGCGAGGTCGTCGATGTTCAAGTGCCCGTCGGCATACTCACTTATGAGATTCTCGATATCTCAAGAGACTGA
- a CDS encoding 50S ribosomal protein L17 encodes MRHGKRGRKLGRTASHKKAMLNNMATSLFDNGKVRTTLPKAKELRSVAERLISFAKRGDLHARRQVLRRIQNKVVLTKLFEEIGPSFADRGGGYTRILKLGPRRGDSSELCLIELVSDDAITESDVEETESDASAEEEEVVEEKKDA; translated from the coding sequence ATGAGGCACGGGAAAAGGGGCAGAAAGCTGGGTCGCACGGCGAGCCACAAAAAAGCCATGCTCAACAATATGGCCACGTCTCTATTTGACAACGGCAAGGTGCGTACTACACTGCCAAAGGCGAAAGAATTGCGCAGTGTCGCCGAACGATTGATCTCTTTTGCCAAGCGTGGCGACTTGCACGCGCGGCGTCAAGTTTTGCGGCGTATTCAGAATAAGGTGGTGCTCACAAAGTTATTTGAAGAAATTGGTCCCTCATTTGCCGACCGAGGTGGCGGATATACGCGTATTCTCAAGCTGGGTCCCAGGCGAGGTGATAGCAGTGAATTGTGTTTGATTGAGCTGGTGTCCGATGACGCAATAACCGAATCCGATGTTGAGGAAACCGAGTCTGACGCTTCTGCTGAAGAAGAGGAAGTTGTAGAGGAAAAGAAAGACGCTTGA
- a CDS encoding DNA-directed RNA polymerase subunit alpha codes for MNAKNFQMPRFVQIDEESLSDDYGLFSVQPLERGFGATIGNALRRVLLSSIEGAAVKAVKIEGIQHEFTVIEGVVEDVTEVVLNLKEICLRMHTDADKLLYVKKEGPGELKAGDLQVDADVEVMNPDLHIATLDKDGVLDMEVTVGKGRGYVLAEANKQADQPMGTIVLDAAFSPIRKVHYEIDNARVGQQTDYDKLSLAVWTNSVVRPDDAVAHAARILKNHLELFINFEEEPEEELEEVVDEETRRIATLLKMPVDELELSVRSANCLKAANIITLEDLVQKTENEMLKFRNFGRKSLNELTAILENLGIAFGIDVSKYQDVASKSDHISILDDDF; via the coding sequence ATGAACGCGAAAAATTTTCAAATGCCTCGATTTGTACAGATCGATGAAGAAAGCCTGAGTGATGATTACGGCCTGTTTAGTGTTCAGCCTCTTGAGCGCGGGTTTGGTGCTACGATTGGGAATGCACTGCGCCGTGTCTTGCTTTCTTCCATTGAGGGGGCTGCTGTTAAGGCCGTGAAAATTGAAGGAATTCAGCACGAGTTTACCGTGATTGAGGGCGTCGTGGAAGATGTGACGGAAGTCGTTCTAAATCTCAAGGAAATTTGCCTGCGCATGCATACAGATGCAGACAAATTGCTATATGTAAAAAAAGAGGGTCCGGGAGAACTCAAGGCTGGCGATTTGCAAGTCGATGCCGATGTCGAAGTCATGAATCCCGATTTACATATTGCAACACTCGACAAAGACGGTGTGCTCGACATGGAAGTCACCGTTGGGAAAGGCCGAGGCTATGTGCTGGCAGAAGCAAACAAGCAGGCAGACCAGCCCATGGGGACCATTGTGTTGGATGCTGCTTTTTCCCCAATCCGAAAAGTGCATTATGAAATCGATAATGCGCGCGTAGGGCAGCAGACCGATTACGATAAACTTTCACTGGCTGTTTGGACAAACAGCGTTGTGCGACCCGACGATGCGGTGGCTCATGCTGCGAGAATATTGAAAAATCATCTCGAGTTGTTTATCAATTTTGAAGAAGAGCCAGAAGAAGAATTGGAAGAAGTTGTCGATGAGGAAACGCGCCGCATTGCAACACTGCTCAAGATGCCTGTAGATGAGTTGGAATTGTCGGTGCGGTCGGCAAATTGCTTAAAGGCTGCCAATATTATAACACTTGAAGATCTCGTTCAAAAAACGGAAAACGAAATGCTCAAATTCCGCAATTTTGGCCGCAAATCGCTCAATGAATTGACAGCTATTCTCGAAAATTTGGGTATCGCATTTGGCATTGATGTAAGCAAATATCAAGATGTCGCTTCCAAATCTGACCACATCTCGATTTTGGACGACGATTTTTAA
- the rpsD gene encoding 30S ribosomal protein S4, producing MARYTGPSCKLCRREGMKLFLKGARCHMDKCSFDRRSYAPGMHGQNMRRKPSEYALQLREKQKTKRIYGVLENQFRTYYSKAARRKGVTGELLLQMLECRLDNMIYRLGFAPSRKSARQLVRHRHIAVNGRTVDIPSFQVSPGDTVQVREKSRQMQLIHDALTRTGDAGQSSWLSVDKVNLSGTLVEYPKRDDIPTPVEEQLIVELYSK from the coding sequence ATGGCGAGATACACTGGCCCAAGTTGTAAATTGTGTCGCCGAGAAGGCATGAAGTTGTTTCTCAAAGGTGCGCGATGTCACATGGACAAATGTTCATTTGACCGACGAAGTTATGCGCCCGGCATGCATGGACAAAATATGCGTCGAAAGCCGTCGGAATACGCACTTCAGCTTCGTGAAAAACAAAAAACAAAGCGTATCTACGGCGTACTGGAAAATCAGTTTCGCACGTATTATTCAAAAGCCGCTCGTAGAAAGGGTGTGACGGGTGAGTTGCTTTTGCAGATGCTCGAATGTCGTCTGGACAACATGATATATCGCTTGGGTTTTGCACCATCTCGAAAATCAGCGCGACAACTCGTGAGACATCGCCACATCGCTGTCAATGGACGAACCGTAGATATTCCTTCATTTCAGGTTTCGCCGGGAGATACTGTGCAGGTACGAGAAAAAAGTCGCCAGATGCAACTCATTCACGATGCACTCACGCGCACTGGTGATGCTGGTCAATCGTCTTGGCTTTCGGTAGATAAAGTGAATTTGAGCGGTACGCTTGTAGAATATCCAAAGCGAGATGATATACCAACGCCTGTTGAAGAGCAGCTCATTGTTGAGCTTTACTCCAAGTAA
- the rpsK gene encoding 30S ribosomal protein S11, with amino-acid sequence MPGRARERNPVLAVADEPYRWTQDNQRRSRLAVRRGRRRNRRVEAHGVAHVNASFNNTIVTLSDREGRVISWSSTGKVGFKGSRKSTPYAAQLAATDAAREAMAMGLRRVEVWVKGPGVGREAAVRSLQGAGLEISAIKDVTPIPHNGCRPPKRRRV; translated from the coding sequence ATGCCAGGACGCGCAAGGGAAAGAAACCCGGTATTGGCAGTCGCAGACGAACCGTATAGATGGACGCAGGACAATCAAAGGAGGAGTCGTTTGGCGGTCAGAAGAGGAAGACGACGGAATAGACGCGTTGAAGCCCATGGCGTCGCACATGTCAATGCCAGTTTTAACAATACTATTGTCACTCTAAGTGACCGTGAAGGTAGAGTTATTTCCTGGTCATCAACGGGGAAAGTCGGGTTTAAAGGGTCGAGAAAAAGTACGCCTTATGCTGCTCAGTTGGCTGCCACTGATGCGGCGCGAGAAGCCATGGCAATGGGTTTGCGCCGGGTGGAAGTCTGGGTCAAAGGACCTGGCGTTGGGCGAGAAGCCGCCGTGCGGTCGCTGCAGGGAGCTGGATTGGAAATTTCAGCGATCAAAGATGTTACCCCAATTCCACACAATGGGTGCCGTCCTCCTAAGCGCCGCCGCGTTTAA
- the rpsM gene encoding 30S ribosomal protein S13 encodes MARIAGVDIPREKRVEVALTYILGIGLSTSQKILTQTQISPDTRVDALTDEEVTKLRSVVEGEYKVEGNLRSEVAMNIKRLMDIGCYRGLRWRRGLPVRGQRTRTNARTRKGKKPGIGSRRRTV; translated from the coding sequence ATGGCCCGAATTGCAGGTGTAGATATTCCAAGAGAAAAGCGCGTGGAAGTTGCGTTGACATATATTTTGGGTATTGGTTTGAGCACTTCACAAAAAATTTTGACACAGACGCAGATTTCGCCTGATACGCGCGTAGATGCTTTGACTGACGAGGAAGTCACCAAATTGCGCTCAGTTGTCGAAGGCGAGTACAAGGTTGAAGGAAACCTGCGAAGCGAAGTTGCAATGAACATCAAGCGATTGATGGATATTGGATGCTATCGAGGTTTGCGATGGCGTCGCGGTTTGCCGGTGAGAGGGCAGCGGACGCGCACCAATGCCAGGACGCGCAAGGGAAAGAAACCCGGTATTGGCAGTCGCAGACGAACCGTATAG
- the rpmJ gene encoding 50S ribosomal protein L36 — MKVQSSVRRRCNHCKIIRRRGVVRVICKVNPRHKQRQG, encoded by the coding sequence ATGAAAGTTCAATCATCAGTTCGCCGTCGTTGCAATCACTGCAAGATCATTCGCCGCCGCGGTGTCGTGCGCGTGATTTGCAAAGTCAACCCGCGACACAAACAGCGACAAGGATAA